In one window of Massilibacterium senegalense DNA:
- the hypB gene encoding hydrogenase nickel incorporation protein HypB: MKISLGADVLESNNTAAMYNRQQFQQSKTLVINMMSSPGAGKTTILEKTIERLAGQYHIGVIEGDLATERDADRIRALGAKAIQINTNGGCHLDARMVAKTLPEFDLTKIDILFIENVGNLVCPSSYDLGQDHKIAILSVPEGNDKIPKYPVMFRRTEMVIINKIDLLPYLNFSVEEAKHDLAAINPDSTLLTLSATTGEGMDEWIQWINAKYEQLQQLK; this comes from the coding sequence GTGAAAATTTCGTTAGGAGCGGACGTATTAGAAAGCAACAATACAGCTGCTATGTACAACCGACAACAATTTCAACAATCTAAAACACTTGTCATTAATATGATGAGTTCACCAGGTGCTGGGAAAACAACGATTTTAGAAAAAACGATTGAACGTTTAGCAGGTCAATATCACATTGGCGTTATTGAAGGGGATTTAGCAACAGAACGTGATGCCGACCGAATTCGCGCTCTCGGAGCAAAAGCGATTCAAATTAATACGAACGGTGGTTGTCATTTAGATGCACGAATGGTCGCAAAAACATTGCCAGAATTTGATTTAACAAAAATCGATATTTTGTTTATTGAAAATGTTGGGAATTTAGTATGCCCATCTAGTTACGATTTAGGACAAGATCATAAAATTGCGATTTTAAGTGTGCCAGAAGGAAATGATAAAATTCCGAAATATCCAGTGATGTTCCGCCGCACGGAAATGGTTATTATCAATAAAATCGATTTATTGCCATATTTAAATTTTAGTGTAGAAGAAGCAAAACATGATTTAGCAGCGATTAATCCAGATTCAACGTTACTAACATTATCTGCTACGACAGGTGAAGGAATGGATGAGTGGATACAATGGATCAACGCCAAATACGAACAGTTACAACAACTAAAATAA
- a CDS encoding HypC/HybG/HupF family hydrogenase formation chaperone: MCVGVPAKVIEKKEFSATVDVMGSQMEVGIIFVPEVNIGEYVIVHAGQAMSIVDEEYAKVSIAEWRRFADERDASHS; the protein is encoded by the coding sequence ATGTGTGTTGGTGTACCAGCAAAAGTAATCGAGAAAAAAGAATTTTCAGCAACCGTAGACGTGATGGGTTCTCAAATGGAAGTAGGCATTATTTTTGTGCCAGAAGTGAACATTGGCGAATACGTGATTGTCCATGCGGGTCAAGCAATGTCGATTGTCGATGAAGAATATGCCAAAGTGAGTATCGCTGAATGGAGGCGTTTTGCAGATGAGCGAGATGCAAGCCATTCTTAG
- a CDS encoding nickel-dependent hydrogenase large subunit, with protein sequence MAERIVVDPVTRIEGHLRIEADIQDGVIQKAYSSGTAVRGLEVIVQDRDPRDVWAYMQRICGVCTSTHALAAIRSVEDALDIKIPKNAHLIRDLMNQAVMIHDHVVHFYHLHAFDWVDVLSALKADPNETSRIAQSISDWPKSSPGYFKDIQAKVQRVVDSGQLGIFANGYWGHPTYKLPPEVNLMAVAHYLEALDWQKEIVKVQTIFGGKNPHPHYVVGGMATPIDINSDNAIHAEKLMHVQRIIDEAYEFVNKVYVPDVLAIGSFYKDWLHGGGLNNYLVYGDFAKGGDIRDVSKYRIPRGVILNGNLNEILDVDPRDPNQVQEYVDHSWYTYDGKGTGGRHPWEGETTLKYSGPKAPYKNLDMDKKYSWIKSPRWKEHPMETGPLARLLVGYAAKKDVYVDTVDRALKQLDVPISALQSAIGRTLARGLEAGITVGWMKDDMKELLENIKSGDQVTFDRTKWEPSSWPKKAKGVGWIEAPRGALGHWITIEDGKTTNYQAVVPTTWNASPIDHKGQIGAYEASLQGTPIAIPDQPLEILRVVHSFDPCLACAVHLTDTENKQTTQIRLG encoded by the coding sequence ATGGCAGAACGTATTGTAGTAGATCCAGTAACACGTATTGAAGGGCATTTACGTATTGAGGCGGATATTCAAGATGGTGTGATTCAAAAAGCATATAGTTCAGGAACAGCGGTTCGTGGATTAGAAGTTATTGTACAAGACCGCGACCCACGTGATGTTTGGGCATACATGCAACGTATTTGTGGCGTATGTACATCGACGCACGCATTAGCGGCGATTCGTTCCGTTGAAGATGCGTTAGATATTAAAATTCCGAAAAACGCCCATTTAATTCGTGACTTAATGAACCAAGCTGTTATGATTCATGACCATGTCGTGCATTTTTATCATTTACATGCCTTTGACTGGGTGGACGTGTTGAGTGCATTAAAAGCAGATCCAAATGAAACGTCACGGATCGCGCAATCCATTTCGGATTGGCCAAAATCATCGCCTGGTTATTTTAAAGATATCCAAGCAAAAGTACAACGTGTCGTAGATAGCGGACAGCTCGGTATTTTTGCAAATGGCTATTGGGGACATCCGACGTATAAACTTCCACCAGAAGTAAACTTAATGGCAGTTGCGCATTATTTAGAAGCGTTAGATTGGCAAAAAGAAATCGTTAAAGTACAAACGATTTTTGGTGGGAAAAACCCACATCCACACTATGTTGTAGGTGGAATGGCAACACCGATTGATATTAATAGCGATAATGCTATTCATGCGGAGAAATTAATGCACGTGCAGCGCATCATTGATGAAGCGTATGAATTTGTCAATAAAGTATACGTACCAGACGTGTTAGCAATCGGGTCGTTTTATAAAGACTGGCTTCATGGTGGTGGGTTAAATAACTACCTTGTATACGGTGATTTTGCAAAAGGTGGCGACATTCGCGACGTTAGTAAATATCGAATTCCACGCGGTGTTATTTTAAACGGAAACTTAAATGAAATTTTAGACGTAGACCCACGTGACCCGAACCAAGTACAAGAATATGTAGACCATTCTTGGTATACCTATGACGGAAAAGGAACAGGCGGCCGTCATCCATGGGAAGGGGAAACGACGTTAAAATATAGCGGTCCAAAAGCACCGTACAAAAACTTAGATATGGATAAAAAATATAGTTGGATCAAATCGCCACGTTGGAAAGAGCATCCGATGGAGACAGGTCCACTTGCTCGCTTGTTAGTCGGATATGCAGCGAAAAAAGATGTTTATGTGGATACGGTCGATAGAGCGTTAAAACAATTGGACGTGCCAATTTCTGCGTTACAATCTGCCATCGGTCGGACACTTGCGCGTGGATTAGAAGCGGGAATTACCGTTGGTTGGATGAAAGACGATATGAAAGAACTGTTAGAAAACATTAAAAGTGGTGACCAAGTAACGTTTGACCGGACAAAATGGGAGCCAAGCTCATGGCCGAAAAAAGCAAAAGGTGTGGGCTGGATAGAAGCGCCACGCGGAGCATTAGGACATTGGATTACCATTGAAGACGGAAAAACAACGAACTATCAAGCAGTCGTACCGACAACATGGAACGCATCTCCGATTGACCATAAAGGACAAATTGGCGCATACGAAGCATCGTTACAAGGAACACCGATTGCGATTCCGGATCAACCGTTAGAAATTTTACGTGTCGTTCATTCCTTTGACCCTTGTTTAGCATGTGCGGTTCATTTAACGGATACAGAAAATAAACAAACGACGCAAATTCGTTTAGGTTAG
- the hypF gene encoding carbamoyltransferase HypF, which translates to MDQRQIRTVTTTKIIVRGRVQGVGFRPFVANLAKKYELNGTVQNNLDGVYIILQGEKVSSFLVDLQQKAPRLSRIDEVEVETTTRAPFDSFSIIPSDEQGSSRLVIPVDAAVCPDCLQEMNDPKNRRYRYPFITCTQCGPRYTMIQALPYDRERTSMASFSMCPDCGQEYTDSTNRRYHAEPTACETCGPVVSFWTIEKGHLADGEAAIQKTIRHLQAGAIVAIKGIGGYHLACDAKNEEAVNRLRARKRRPNKPFAVMAASLAETRSFAYVSSEEEALLTSSEAPIVVLDLKQPFQVLAPQLQTIGVMLPYTPLHHLMMEKFSLLVMTSANVSGLPMVYDEQAAFTQLAGIADFFLTHNRPIVHPLDDSVVKKGLFLRRARGYVPDGLTVDVDVSQVVALGSQQKNTFALGRNNQVFLGPHIGDLQSQEVIDHFRNEWHHLRQWMGMNHSIIAVDAHPGFATQSLATQMDGEVVKVQHHHAHFVACLAENNVDTLSYGIILDGTGYGLDGNIWGFECVYGNAAHFERLGHLAYTPLAGGEKAIVEPWRNAVSMLVFFFGEEGKQMAYERFPEKRAAIDIIAHMVEKNLNAPLAGTCGRLFDAVSAFLGLCEVSTYDGEAAIVLSEQMVHYERKKERPYSFSLERVAGVDEINVKSMWKEIMADIKTGQATTTIIARFHETIIQAIVCMLKRQTKQTKQVALSGGSFHNEYLRKHLKEALQQAGYDVLEHKQVPPSDGGLSFGQLMIAKERSV; encoded by the coding sequence ATGGATCAACGCCAAATACGAACAGTTACAACAACTAAAATAATCGTTCGCGGTCGCGTGCAAGGTGTCGGTTTTCGACCATTTGTTGCGAATTTAGCAAAAAAATACGAGCTGAACGGAACGGTTCAAAACAATTTAGACGGTGTGTATATCATTTTGCAAGGGGAAAAGGTGTCTTCTTTTTTAGTTGATTTACAACAAAAAGCACCGCGGTTAAGTCGGATAGATGAAGTAGAAGTAGAGACGACGACACGTGCTCCTTTTGATTCGTTTTCAATTATTCCGAGCGACGAGCAAGGGTCTTCTCGACTTGTTATCCCGGTAGATGCAGCTGTTTGTCCGGATTGTTTGCAAGAAATGAACGACCCGAAGAATCGCCGGTATCGCTATCCATTTATTACGTGTACCCAATGTGGTCCGCGCTATACAATGATTCAAGCGTTGCCGTATGACAGGGAACGAACATCGATGGCGTCGTTTTCTATGTGTCCAGACTGCGGGCAGGAATATACAGATAGCACGAATCGCCGGTATCATGCGGAACCAACTGCGTGTGAAACGTGCGGTCCCGTCGTCTCTTTTTGGACGATTGAAAAAGGCCATCTTGCAGACGGGGAAGCGGCGATTCAAAAAACGATTCGGCATCTACAAGCAGGTGCTATTGTCGCGATAAAAGGGATCGGTGGCTATCATTTAGCCTGTGATGCGAAGAACGAAGAAGCAGTAAACCGTCTGCGGGCGCGCAAACGTCGTCCGAACAAACCTTTTGCCGTCATGGCTGCATCGTTAGCGGAAACTCGTTCGTTTGCATACGTGTCTTCGGAAGAAGAAGCGTTGTTAACGTCTAGTGAAGCGCCGATTGTAGTGCTTGACTTAAAGCAACCGTTCCAAGTGTTAGCACCGCAGTTACAAACGATTGGCGTCATGCTTCCCTATACGCCACTGCATCATTTAATGATGGAAAAGTTTTCGCTTCTCGTCATGACAAGTGCGAACGTTTCTGGATTACCGATGGTGTATGATGAGCAAGCTGCCTTTACACAATTGGCGGGGATTGCTGATTTCTTCTTAACGCACAATCGTCCTATCGTTCATCCGCTCGATGATTCAGTCGTAAAAAAAGGATTGTTTTTACGGCGTGCTCGCGGCTATGTGCCAGACGGATTAACGGTAGATGTCGATGTAAGTCAGGTTGTAGCGTTAGGGAGCCAACAAAAAAATACGTTTGCACTCGGACGAAACAACCAAGTATTTCTCGGTCCGCACATTGGTGATTTACAGTCGCAAGAAGTAATTGATCATTTTCGGAATGAATGGCATCATCTCCGTCAATGGATGGGGATGAATCATTCTATTATTGCGGTAGATGCACATCCCGGCTTTGCGACACAATCATTGGCAACGCAGATGGACGGGGAAGTAGTCAAAGTGCAGCATCATCACGCACATTTCGTTGCTTGTTTAGCCGAAAACAACGTAGACACGTTGTCTTACGGAATTATTTTAGATGGGACCGGGTACGGGTTAGACGGAAACATTTGGGGCTTTGAATGTGTGTATGGAAATGCCGCACATTTCGAACGGCTCGGACATTTAGCGTATACGCCGCTTGCTGGTGGAGAAAAAGCGATTGTAGAGCCGTGGCGCAATGCGGTGTCGATGCTCGTTTTTTTCTTTGGAGAAGAGGGAAAACAAATGGCTTATGAACGTTTTCCGGAAAAACGAGCAGCGATTGATATTATTGCACACATGGTCGAAAAAAACTTGAATGCTCCGCTCGCCGGAACGTGCGGCCGGTTATTTGATGCAGTGAGTGCGTTCCTTGGGTTGTGCGAAGTGAGTACGTATGACGGCGAAGCGGCCATCGTGTTATCGGAACAAATGGTGCATTATGAGCGAAAAAAGGAACGTCCATACTCGTTTTCTCTGGAACGGGTGGCGGGAGTAGACGAAATCAATGTTAAGTCGATGTGGAAAGAAATCATGGCCGATATCAAGACGGGACAGGCAACGACGACGATTATTGCCCGTTTTCACGAAACAATTATTCAAGCCATTGTTTGTATGTTGAAAAGACAAACGAAACAGACGAAACAAGTGGCACTTTCGGGTGGTAGTTTTCATAATGAATATTTACGAAAACACCTAAAAGAAGCATTGCAACAAGCAGGGTATGACGTGTTAGAACATAAACAAGTGCCACCGAGTGATGGTGGGTTATCATTTGGTCAATTAATGATTGCAAAAGAAAGGAGCGTTTAA
- the tatC gene encoding twin-arginine translocase subunit TatC, with protein sequence MEEKDMTLIEHLEELRKRLFITLGSLIIFFIIGSFYAKDLYEFFVKDIEDKLTILGPTDVLWVYLMIMTLFAVTCTIPVLALQIWLFVKPALRPKEQKVTLTYVPALFFLFIGGLSFGYFVVFPTVMNFLMSLSGEMFETMFTTEKYFKFLLNMTLPFGILFELPLVIMFLTSMGLINPVFLQKNRKYAYFILVVVGVVVSPPDFISDFLVIIPLLFLYEVSLTLSRWVYRKRLKANKNEGQLID encoded by the coding sequence ATGGAAGAAAAAGATATGACTTTAATCGAGCATTTAGAAGAATTACGGAAACGTCTTTTTATTACGCTCGGTTCACTTATTATATTTTTCATTATTGGTTCCTTTTATGCAAAAGATTTATACGAATTTTTCGTAAAAGATATAGAAGATAAATTGACCATTTTAGGACCAACTGATGTGTTATGGGTGTATTTGATGATTATGACTTTATTTGCGGTGACGTGTACGATTCCTGTATTAGCGTTGCAAATTTGGTTATTTGTCAAACCAGCTTTACGACCAAAAGAACAAAAAGTAACGTTAACGTATGTTCCAGCCTTATTTTTCTTATTTATAGGTGGATTATCTTTTGGTTATTTTGTCGTGTTCCCAACTGTAATGAATTTTCTTATGTCGTTAAGCGGAGAAATGTTCGAGACGATGTTTACGACAGAAAAATATTTTAAATTTCTATTAAATATGACGTTGCCGTTTGGTATTTTGTTTGAACTTCCTCTAGTTATTATGTTTTTAACGAGCATGGGCTTGATCAATCCAGTATTTTTACAAAAAAACCGAAAATATGCGTACTTTATTCTCGTTGTCGTTGGGGTTGTTGTTTCACCACCTGATTTTATCTCTGACTTTTTAGTTATTATTCCTTTACTTTTTCTTTATGAAGTGAGCCTAACCTTATCGAGATGGGTGTATCGCAAACGGTTAAAAGCAAACAAAAACGAAGGGCAACTGATTGACTAA
- the cybH gene encoding Ni/Fe-hydrogenase, b-type cytochrome subunit: MSREAKAVNGKTYVWEFPVRAFHWINALCIFVLFATGIYIGRPFVSPTVPEEAYYSYLLGYVRNVHFYTAFLFTINLLIRWYWVYKGNKFARSNPLKKSFWAGVFETLKYYLFLPNKKKHYLGHNPLAELSYWIFIGLGSIIVVFTGYFLYFEPQPESVLGKMFMWVPYIFGDSFLVRSWHHLVAWGFMVFVVIHVYMAFREDWLSRNGTMSSIFTGYKNETEHAPTEAKEEMDGAKKHA; this comes from the coding sequence ATGTCCAGAGAAGCAAAAGCAGTCAACGGAAAAACATACGTATGGGAATTTCCCGTACGTGCGTTTCACTGGATTAATGCGCTTTGTATTTTTGTGTTATTCGCTACCGGTATTTATATTGGTCGTCCGTTTGTAAGCCCGACTGTTCCAGAAGAAGCGTATTATTCGTATTTACTTGGATACGTGCGTAACGTGCATTTTTACACGGCTTTCTTATTTACGATTAACTTACTTATTCGTTGGTACTGGGTATATAAAGGGAACAAATTTGCTCGTTCGAATCCACTAAAAAAATCATTCTGGGCGGGCGTATTTGAAACGTTAAAATACTATTTATTTTTACCGAATAAAAAGAAACATTACCTAGGACATAACCCATTAGCAGAATTAAGTTACTGGATTTTTATCGGTCTTGGTTCGATTATCGTTGTCTTTACCGGGTATTTCTTATACTTCGAGCCACAACCAGAATCCGTATTAGGAAAAATGTTTATGTGGGTGCCGTATATTTTTGGAGATAGTTTCCTCGTTCGCTCTTGGCATCACCTTGTTGCGTGGGGCTTTATGGTATTTGTCGTGATTCACGTATACATGGCATTCCGTGAAGATTGGTTAAGCCGTAACGGTACGATGTCTTCGATTTTTACTGGCTATAAAAACGAAACAGAACATGCTCCTACGGAAGCGAAAGAAGAAATGGACGGTGCGAAAAAACATGCCTAA
- a CDS encoding hydrogenase maturation nickel metallochaperone HypA/HybF codes for MHEMALMGDLLDLVVQDATKRGFTRIDSIELTVGELSNALPDALRLAFDVYKGQDIPLIQKDATLTITMEKAHAQCVMCGTTYVPEQKLALCPSCHLPTGKLTSGETLRIETYEGS; via the coding sequence ATGCATGAAATGGCGTTAATGGGAGATTTATTAGATTTAGTAGTACAAGATGCAACGAAGCGCGGGTTTACGCGCATTGATTCGATTGAGTTAACAGTTGGGGAATTAAGCAATGCGTTACCAGATGCATTAAGGCTTGCTTTTGATGTGTATAAAGGGCAAGATATTCCGCTTATTCAAAAAGATGCAACGTTAACGATTACGATGGAAAAAGCGCATGCACAATGCGTCATGTGTGGAACGACGTATGTCCCAGAGCAAAAATTAGCGCTTTGTCCATCTTGTCATTTGCCAACTGGAAAATTAACGAGCGGGGAAACGCTACGTATTGAAACGTATGAAGGGAGCTAA
- a CDS encoding CsbD family protein, translated as MSKNIAKGKWKQIKGEAKEKWGKLTKDDFKVIDGKFDKFVGAVQERYGKTKKEAEKDVKEFLKKFDKEDKKDSKKKDAKGKDNKKKDTKAKDVKKDDKKKNAKAKEDKKGDKKKNKSA; from the coding sequence ATGAGTAAAAATATCGCAAAAGGTAAATGGAAACAAATAAAAGGTGAAGCAAAAGAAAAATGGGGAAAATTAACGAAAGATGATTTCAAAGTGATTGATGGAAAATTCGATAAGTTTGTTGGTGCCGTTCAAGAACGTTATGGTAAAACAAAGAAAGAAGCAGAAAAAGATGTGAAAGAGTTTTTGAAAAAATTCGATAAAGAAGATAAAAAAGATAGTAAGAAAAAAGATGCCAAAGGAAAAGATAACAAAAAGAAAGATACTAAAGCAAAAGACGTGAAAAAAGACGACAAAAAGAAAAACGCAAAAGCGAAAGAAGATAAAAAAGGCGACAAGAAAAAAAATAAATCTGCCTAA
- the hypD gene encoding hydrogenase formation protein HypD, which produces MQAILSQFSDTALSQQLLQAVREQAQLFKEKTGRKASFMEVCGSHTMALAKSGIRKILADDVEIIAGPGCPVCVTDQKSIDAMIALANGDNRIICTFGDMMRVPGTKESLMDARSNGRDVRVVYAPVDAVAIAEENPEKEVVFLGIGFETTIPVLGVAIQTAIERNVPNFSMWVTTKLIEPVMRTLLDTKEVDIDAFLLPGHVAIVLGEQSFHYLVEEYNVPGVVAGFEPVELLTAVYQLLHMLNEQKADIKNEYNFVVTKEGNKQAQRIMETYFEPVDEAWRGMGIIPKSGMDLKEEYASLNAKKRFSITPGEPRKTKCRCGEIIRGIAKPQDCVLFGKACTPLKPIGPCMVSSEGSCSAYYQYMRE; this is translated from the coding sequence ATGCAAGCCATTCTTAGCCAGTTTTCTGATACTGCGTTATCGCAACAATTATTACAAGCAGTACGCGAACAAGCACAGTTATTTAAAGAAAAAACAGGGCGTAAAGCGTCGTTTATGGAAGTGTGCGGTTCACATACGATGGCGCTTGCGAAATCGGGGATTCGGAAAATATTAGCCGATGATGTAGAAATTATTGCCGGACCGGGTTGCCCTGTTTGTGTAACGGACCAAAAGTCAATTGATGCGATGATTGCATTAGCGAACGGGGATAACCGAATCATTTGTACGTTCGGAGACATGATGCGGGTACCAGGAACGAAAGAAAGTTTAATGGACGCTCGTTCAAACGGACGGGACGTACGCGTCGTGTATGCACCGGTAGATGCGGTCGCGATTGCGGAAGAAAACCCAGAGAAAGAAGTTGTCTTTTTAGGAATTGGGTTTGAAACGACGATTCCCGTTTTAGGTGTGGCTATTCAAACTGCCATTGAACGAAACGTACCGAACTTTTCGATGTGGGTGACAACGAAATTGATTGAACCGGTGATGCGGACGTTGTTAGATACGAAAGAAGTCGACATCGATGCTTTTTTATTGCCAGGTCACGTTGCGATTGTATTAGGGGAACAAAGTTTTCACTATTTAGTCGAGGAATATAATGTACCAGGCGTTGTCGCTGGATTTGAACCAGTGGAATTATTAACCGCTGTGTATCAATTACTACACATGTTAAACGAACAAAAAGCAGATATTAAAAACGAGTATAATTTCGTTGTGACAAAAGAAGGAAACAAACAAGCACAACGAATCATGGAAACGTACTTTGAACCAGTGGATGAAGCGTGGCGCGGCATGGGAATTATTCCGAAAAGCGGCATGGATTTAAAAGAAGAATATGCATCGCTAAATGCGAAAAAACGTTTTTCCATCACACCAGGGGAACCGCGCAAAACGAAATGTCGTTGTGGGGAAATTATTCGTGGGATTGCCAAACCACAAGATTGTGTTTTATTCGGAAAAGCATGTACGCCGTTAAAACCAATCGGACCGTGTATGGTATCTAGTGAAGGAAGCTGTTCTGCGTACTATCAATATATGAGGGAGTAG
- a CDS encoding HyaD/HybD family hydrogenase maturation endopeptidase, translating into MPNDITVLGIGNTIYSDEGIGVHVLAYVEKALKEFSNVTIMEGATDGMRLLGPIEETNHLIILDAINAGKEPGEVIVLERDEIPAYYGIKMSIHQIGFQEVLGAAQLLEKLPEHMIMFGVQPEVLDFGVGISDSVRKQIPTLVDLVKQKVEEWGDKK; encoded by the coding sequence ATGCCTAATGACATTACCGTTCTCGGAATCGGAAATACGATTTATTCAGATGAAGGAATTGGCGTACATGTATTAGCGTACGTCGAAAAAGCATTAAAAGAGTTTTCGAATGTGACCATTATGGAAGGAGCAACCGATGGAATGCGGTTGCTCGGTCCTATTGAAGAAACGAATCATTTAATTATTTTGGATGCGATTAATGCAGGAAAAGAGCCTGGGGAAGTGATCGTATTAGAACGCGATGAAATCCCAGCGTATTACGGCATTAAAATGTCGATTCATCAAATTGGTTTCCAAGAAGTGCTCGGTGCTGCGCAATTGTTAGAAAAACTTCCAGAACATATGATTATGTTCGGCGTACAACCGGAAGTGTTAGATTTTGGTGTCGGGATTAGTGATTCGGTACGAAAACAAATACCAACGCTCGTCGATTTAGTGAAGCAAAAAGTCGAAGAGTGGGGGGATAAAAAGTGA
- the tatA gene encoding twin-arginine translocase TatA/TatE family subunit — protein sequence MMNIGVPGLILIVIIALIIFGPKKLPEIGRATGETLKEFKNSARELSKDEEEKK from the coding sequence ATGATGAATATTGGCGTGCCTGGTTTAATTTTAATCGTAATTATTGCCCTTATAATATTTGGTCCGAAAAAGTTACCTGAGATTGGACGAGCAACAGGTGAAACGTTAAAAGAGTTTAAAAATAGTGCTCGTGAGCTAAGTAAAGACGAAGAAGAGAAAAAATAA
- a CDS encoding hydrogenase small subunit, whose amino-acid sequence MTKIAEKEKTIYQSVLERGFSRRDFIKMCTALAATMGLNFSDTNKVVKAMETKKRVPVIWLQFQDCTGCTESFIRSSHPSVESLLFDMISLEYSEALSAASGMQVEQAKEDVIQNYPGEYIVAVEGSITQLDEYVMIGGHSGKQILIDTVKNAKAVIAYGSCSAWGGIPAAGPNPTGAMPITEVVKDKPVLLVPGCPPIGEVITGVLAHIITFDRLPEQDAQGRPKAFYRHRIHDKCNRRAYFDAGLFAESFDDEGAKQGYCLYKVGCKGPTTYNSCAEMRWNGGVSYPIQSGNPCIGCSEKNFWDNGPFFERVAKVPGTQTTINPEEIGLYATAAAAVGVAGHAALTAVNKKKQTKQDETREDE is encoded by the coding sequence ATGACGAAAATAGCGGAAAAAGAAAAAACTATTTATCAGTCCGTATTAGAACGCGGATTTTCTCGTCGTGATTTTATTAAAATGTGTACAGCATTAGCAGCAACGATGGGATTGAATTTTTCGGATACAAATAAAGTAGTAAAAGCGATGGAAACGAAAAAACGTGTACCAGTCATTTGGCTTCAATTCCAAGACTGTACGGGCTGTACGGAATCGTTTATCCGTTCTTCTCATCCGAGTGTGGAAAGTCTGTTATTCGATATGATTTCGTTAGAATACTCAGAAGCATTATCAGCAGCTAGCGGTATGCAAGTAGAGCAAGCAAAGGAAGATGTGATTCAAAATTATCCCGGTGAATATATCGTTGCGGTAGAAGGGAGTATTACGCAACTCGATGAGTACGTGATGATTGGTGGTCATTCCGGGAAACAAATTTTAATCGATACGGTGAAAAATGCAAAAGCAGTCATTGCGTACGGTAGTTGTTCGGCGTGGGGCGGGATTCCTGCTGCAGGGCCAAATCCAACCGGTGCGATGCCGATTACAGAAGTAGTAAAAGATAAACCAGTACTATTAGTTCCAGGTTGTCCGCCGATTGGGGAAGTGATTACCGGTGTATTAGCGCACATTATTACGTTTGATCGTTTGCCAGAACAAGATGCACAAGGTCGTCCGAAAGCGTTTTATCGTCATCGTATTCACGATAAATGTAACCGTCGTGCTTATTTTGATGCGGGACTGTTCGCAGAAAGCTTTGATGATGAAGGGGCAAAACAAGGATATTGCTTATATAAAGTAGGTTGTAAAGGGCCAACAACGTACAACTCCTGTGCGGAAATGCGTTGGAATGGCGGGGTGAGTTATCCGATTCAATCTGGAAACCCATGTATCGGATGTTCGGAGAAAAACTTCTGGGATAACGGGCCATTTTTTGAACGTGTGGCAAAAGTTCCAGGAACACAAACGACGATTAATCCAGAAGAAATTGGTTTATATGCAACCGCAGCTGCAGCAGTCGGCGTAGCAGGGCATGCGGCGCTTACGGCAGTGAATAAAAAGAAACAAACAAAACAAGATGAAACTAGAGAGGACGAATAA
- the tatA gene encoding twin-arginine translocase TatA/TatE family subunit produces the protein MQNIGVPGLILIIILALIIFGPSKLPELGRAVGSTFREFKKSVSSEKEEIKQALETPEVKKEAQVESTEQKDQTNQS, from the coding sequence ATGCAAAACATCGGTGTACCAGGGTTAATTTTAATTATCATTCTAGCATTAATTATCTTTGGTCCAAGTAAATTACCAGAACTAGGGCGTGCTGTCGGTTCTACATTCCGGGAATTTAAAAAGTCCGTATCAAGTGAAAAAGAAGAAATTAAACAAGCATTAGAAACACCAGAAGTAAAAAAAGAAGCACAAGTAGAATCGACTGAACAAAAAGATCAAACGAATCAGTCGTAA